AGGTCTTTGAGGTAGTTCATCGCCCGGAGTGCGGATTTCTGATAGTCGTATCTTTCGTCAACCAGGGAATCCACGCGTAAGCCGTAGCGTTTTCCCGTAGGTTCGATAAACTGCCATTGTCCTGCGGCTCCGGCAGGAGATCTCGCCTCATGCAGAAGATCGCTCTCCGCTACCGCCACGTATTTTAGATCCTCCGGGAGGCCTTTTTCCCGGAGTTGTCTTTCCAGCCAGGGGAAATACCTTTCTGCTCGTTTGAGCCACAGATAGACCTGAGCGTGCGCATAAACCACAATTGTGAATTCCCTATCGAATCTTTCCATTACATCCTGGCGATGAAGAGGAACGGGTTCTCCGCAGAGATCCATGTGTCGCGGCGGTTCAAAATAAGGCACGGTTATGGGCGTTCCTAACTGCTGGGCCCTGACCGGGCCGATTAAAATCAGTGCGACAATTATCTTAAAGATCGTTGCCCTTTTCATGGGTTTCGTCTCATGTAAGCCTTACAAGTTCCTGCTCGCTGAAGAAAAAGGCTATTTCCCGCTGTGCCGTCTCCGGTGCATCGGAGCCGTGAACGGCATTCTTCTCAACGTCCGTTGCAAACTGGTGCCTTAAAGTTCCGGGAGCCGCATCTTTCGGGTTCGTTGCGCCCATTATTTCACGGTTTCTTTCTATTGCCTTTTCTCCTTCAAGGACCATAACGACGACAGGGCCGGAAGACATAAAGTCCGTAAGGCTGTCAAAAAAAGGCTTATCCCTGTGTACCGAGTAGAACGCTTTGGCTTCCTCTTTGGTAAGCTTTACCATTTTCATTGCCACGATTTTGAGTCCTTCGCGTTCGAATCTGTCAATGATTTTTCCCATCACGCCCTTTGATACAGCATCCGGCTTGATAATGGACAGTGTGCGTTCCATCAGAAACCTCCCTCTTGATCTGGTAATCCTTTAAACTTCCGCCCTGCCTTTAGCTGGCGCTTTTTACCTATAGCACAAAACCGGGCCGTCTCAAAATGAAAGCCCGATGACTTATTTTAGAGTTTTATCAAAGTTCTGATTACTCCAGCACTTTCCGATAGACGTCAAGATATTCCCGGGCAGACCTGTCCCAGGAAAAATCCTTTTTCATTCCCCGTTTCTGTATCTGCTGCCATTTTTCCGGCTTTTCATAAAAGGCAAGTGCATCCTTTAGGGCATTCCAGAATTCTTCTGCCGAATATTTGCGGAATTTAAATCCCGTGCCTTCCTGAGGGTTTTCTCTTACGTCGATGACGGAATCTTCGAGGCCGCCCGTTGCGTGAACCACTGGCACCGTGCCGTACCTCAGGCTGTACATCTGATTGAGTCCGCAGGGTTCAAATCTGGAAGGCATGAGAAAGATGTCTGCGCCGGCTTCAATGAGGTGTGCCAGCGGTTCGTCGAAGTCGAAATGAACCGAACACTGGTCGGGATAAGCGTTCCTGAGTTCTCTAAAGAGCGAAGCCAGATGGGGATCTCCGGTGCCCAGTACGACCATTGTGCCGCCTTGCTCGAATATTCTTGGAGCTACGGCGTGGATCAGGTCGTAACCCTTTTGATGCGTCATCCTGCCAATGGTTGCAAACAAGGGTCGTTCGATCTGATCGATCGGGAGCCCTATTTTCTTTAAGAGGTGCTTTTTACAAATCCTTTTTCCCTGGAGGTTGTCACTGTCGAAGGGGGCAGGTAGGTAAGGATCCTGAGAGGGGTTCCATACTTCGTTGTCTATTCCGTTAAGGATTCCCTTGAGTCTGTCGCTTCGATTTTTAAGGACTCCGTCGAGCCCGTGGCCGTATTCCGGAGTCTGGATTTGCTTCATGTAGGTAGGGCTTACAGTTGTTATGAAGTCGGAGCAGACTATCCCGGCTTTTAGAAAATTACACTGTCCCCAGTACTCCATCCCTTCCATGTTGAAGAATTCTGTCGGGAGATGAGTCATGCCATAATAGGAACCGGGGAAGATTCCCTGGAAGGCCAGGTTATGAATTGTAAGAACCGATTTTACGGTCTGGAAGGATGGGTCTCTACGCCAGTGATGTACAAGATAGGCCGCGACCAATGCGGCCTGCCAGTCATGTATGTGGAGTATGTCGGGGATCCACTTTGTGTGAAGGCAGAGCGAATAAACTGCTCTGCTGAAAAAGATGAACCTTTCGGCATTGTCTTCATAGTCGCCTCTTGTGGGGTCCGGGTTTCCGTAAAGGTATGTCCTGTCGAAGAACTCGTCTTTTTCCAGAAGGTAGGCGATAATGCCGTCCGGGGTTAAGGTTTCCCATAGGTGACCTGTGTAGTGGTGTATTCCGACGGGTATGAAAATTTTGTCTTCCAGAGGCCGGATCTGCGAGAAGTTGTCTCGAATGGATCTGTAAAGAGGGATGAATATTCTGACGTCGCATCCTAATTTTTTTAAGGCTTTGGGCAGGCTTCCGACTACATCTCCCAGTCCTCCACTCTTTACAAAAGGGGTTGCCTCAGAAGCACAGAAAAGCACGGAGATCTTTCTACTTGGCGTTGTGTTCATGCTCATGCTCCTATATGCTAATGTTCATGCCCCTCACGGGCATCGGCTGCGATAAATTTATTTGGTTCCGGGAGACAATGCCAATGATTCATAGCAGAATCGGCAGTAGAAGAACAAAAAAAATTTATGTGGGTAGTGTGGCAATCGGGGGAGATGCTCCCGTAGTCGTTCAATCCATGACGAACACCGACACGAGAGATTTTGATGCCACGGTGTCTCAGATCCGGAGACTGGAAGCCCGGGGGTGCGAGGTTGTAAGAGTTGCGGTGCCGGACATGGATGCCGCATCGACTCTGGAGCGCATTAAAAAGGCCATTTCCATACCTCTCATTGCGGACATTCACTTTGATTATCGTCTTGCCCTTGCCGCCCTCAGAGCCGGGGTTGACGGCCTTCGCCTCAATCCCGGAAACATTGGCGGAAGGGAAAAGATCAGGCGTGTGGTAAAGGAAGCCCTGGATCGCCGTGTTCCCATCAGAGTGGGGGTAAACAGCGGCTCGCTGGAGAAGGATATCCTGGCCCGATATGGTCGGCCTTCGCCGGAAGCTCTCGTTGAAAGCGCCTTAAGAAATGTGAGAATCCTGGAAGACGAAGGTTTTAACCTCATCAAGATATCCATAAAGTCTTCCAGCGTTATGGATACCATACGGGCTTACATGCTTCTTTCCGAAAAAGTGGACTATCCGCTTCATCTGGGAGTTACCGAAGCCGGTACACTGGTGCAGGGAGCGGTAAAGTCTGCCGTGGGCCTCGGTGTCCTTCTTTACCACGGAATTGGGGACACGATAAGGGTCTCCATTACGGGACCTCCTGAAGAAGAAATGCCCATAGCCTACGGAATTCTTCGTTCACTGGGACTTAGGGAGCGCGGTGTGGAGGTGATCAGTTGCCCGACCTGCGGTCGTACCGAGATAGATGTTTTGACCCTCGCCTGTGAAATAGAAAAAAGAACCGCCACGATAAAAAAACCTCTGAA
This sequence is a window from Thermodesulforhabdus norvegica. Protein-coding genes within it:
- the ndk gene encoding nucleoside-diphosphate kinase, coding for MERTLSIIKPDAVSKGVMGKIIDRFEREGLKIVAMKMVKLTKEEAKAFYSVHRDKPFFDSLTDFMSSGPVVVMVLEGEKAIERNREIMGATNPKDAAPGTLRHQFATDVEKNAVHGSDAPETAQREIAFFFSEQELVRLT
- the glgA gene encoding glycogen synthase GlgA, giving the protein MNTTPSRKISVLFCASEATPFVKSGGLGDVVGSLPKALKKLGCDVRIFIPLYRSIRDNFSQIRPLEDKIFIPVGIHHYTGHLWETLTPDGIIAYLLEKDEFFDRTYLYGNPDPTRGDYEDNAERFIFFSRAVYSLCLHTKWIPDILHIHDWQAALVAAYLVHHWRRDPSFQTVKSVLTIHNLAFQGIFPGSYYGMTHLPTEFFNMEGMEYWGQCNFLKAGIVCSDFITTVSPTYMKQIQTPEYGHGLDGVLKNRSDRLKGILNGIDNEVWNPSQDPYLPAPFDSDNLQGKRICKKHLLKKIGLPIDQIERPLFATIGRMTHQKGYDLIHAVAPRIFEQGGTMVVLGTGDPHLASLFRELRNAYPDQCSVHFDFDEPLAHLIEAGADIFLMPSRFEPCGLNQMYSLRYGTVPVVHATGGLEDSVIDVRENPQEGTGFKFRKYSAEEFWNALKDALAFYEKPEKWQQIQKRGMKKDFSWDRSAREYLDVYRKVLE
- the ispG gene encoding flavodoxin-dependent (E)-4-hydroxy-3-methylbut-2-enyl-diphosphate synthase, which codes for MIHSRIGSRRTKKIYVGSVAIGGDAPVVVQSMTNTDTRDFDATVSQIRRLEARGCEVVRVAVPDMDAASTLERIKKAISIPLIADIHFDYRLALAALRAGVDGLRLNPGNIGGREKIRRVVKEALDRRVPIRVGVNSGSLEKDILARYGRPSPEALVESALRNVRILEDEGFNLIKISIKSSSVMDTIRAYMLLSEKVDYPLHLGVTEAGTLVQGAVKSAVGLGVLLYHGIGDTIRVSITGPPEEEMPIAYGILRSLGLRERGVEVISCPTCGRTEIDVLTLACEIEKRTATIKKPLKVAVMGCVVNGPGEAREADVGIAGGRGKGIIFKKGRVVKKIAEAELLYALLREIEELTGEPLCRT